Proteins encoded by one window of Kwoniella shivajii chromosome 8, complete sequence:
- a CDS encoding PHD finger-like domain-containing protein 5A — protein MCRRQPGIAIGRMCEKCDGKCPICDSYVRPMTIVRICDECSFGTAAGKCIICSSPAISDAYYCTECTRLEKDRDGCPRIINMGASRVDAFYERKKLGLEKGGGFKKG, from the exons ATGTGCAGGCGACAACCTGGTATTG CTATCGGTCGAATGTGTGAGAAATGCGATGGTAaatg CCCAATATGCGATTCATACGTTAGACCCATGACTATCGTAAGGATCTGCGATGAATGTTCAT TCGGCACAGCAGCTGGAAAATGTATCATCTGTTCATCACCTG CAATTTCAGACGCATATTATTGTACCGAATGTACGAGATTAGAGAAAGATAGAGATGGTTGTCCTAGAATCATCAAT ATGGGCGCAAGTAGAGTAGATGCATTTTACGAAAGGAAGAAATTGGG CTTGGAAAAAGGTGGTGGTTTCAAAAAGGGATAA